A window of Desulfatibacillum aliphaticivorans DSM 15576 contains these coding sequences:
- a CDS encoding methylmalonyl-CoA mutase family protein: MSNNAPTLTPRGEGEKLFSEFSFPSYQEWYDAAVASLKGAPFEKKVITKTYEDIDLQPMYWQHEIKDLPHIDTMPGSAPFVRGTKADGFLINPWNICQAISCSMPEEFNKAAVHDLERGQTGLQVVLDPAVKLGQDPGQAKAEDVGAMGLSAACAGDFAKALAGVDTANIPMFVNAGATALPIASLMAAGQLVSGKFAASLAGCVGADPLGELAAKGAIPISLNAAYDSMTALLMWAKSNARHVRTIIASGSPYHDAGASATQELAFAVATAVEYIRAMQDRGVEFDVIAPKVCFSFSVGGHFFMEIAKLRAARILWTQIADAFGGNEESQKLFMFARTSAWTKTLCDPYVNMLRNTTECFAAAMGGADMIYVAPFDEVARQPNEFSRRVSRNLQIVLQEESRFTQPVDPSGGSWYVETLTNTVAEKAWGIFQEIEKAGGMAKALEQGLPQSMCVDVAEQKAKNIKKRKDVFVGTNMYANLAEKPLEVPAVDHAALQSKRAAQVEEFCKAAGNGGDMLKALEEAMKDSPAAPETMDKAVAAAQAGASLSAIFGAMEAGSGSVTPLAIHRGSEPFESLRAAMDKHVKETGERVKIFLANMGPVPQHKARADFSGGFFQPGGFEMVENTGFQTPEDCAQAFVDSGANIAIICSTDKAYPEIVPPLAKLLKEKVSDAFVLLAGKPAKDLEQSYRDAGMDDYIFMGADCYTLLLNLQKRSGLTHE, encoded by the coding sequence ATGTCAAACAATGCACCGACCCTAACCCCGAGGGGTGAAGGAGAGAAGCTCTTTTCCGAGTTTTCCTTCCCCAGCTATCAGGAATGGTACGATGCGGCGGTGGCCAGCCTCAAAGGCGCGCCCTTTGAAAAGAAGGTCATCACCAAAACCTATGAGGACATTGATCTTCAGCCCATGTACTGGCAGCATGAAATCAAGGATTTGCCGCACATTGACACCATGCCGGGAAGCGCCCCTTTTGTGCGCGGAACCAAGGCGGACGGCTTCCTTATCAATCCCTGGAATATTTGCCAGGCTATTTCGTGCTCCATGCCTGAGGAGTTCAACAAGGCGGCGGTGCATGATCTGGAAAGGGGCCAGACCGGCCTGCAGGTGGTTTTGGACCCTGCAGTCAAGCTGGGTCAGGATCCGGGGCAGGCCAAGGCGGAAGACGTGGGGGCCATGGGCCTTTCCGCGGCCTGTGCGGGCGATTTCGCCAAGGCCCTGGCCGGAGTGGACACCGCCAACATTCCCATGTTCGTCAATGCAGGGGCCACGGCTCTTCCCATCGCCAGCCTCATGGCCGCCGGGCAGTTGGTGAGCGGCAAGTTCGCCGCCAGCCTGGCCGGATGCGTCGGCGCCGATCCTCTGGGGGAATTGGCCGCCAAGGGCGCCATCCCCATTTCATTGAATGCGGCTTACGACTCCATGACCGCTTTGCTCATGTGGGCCAAGTCCAACGCCCGCCATGTGCGGACCATCATCGCCAGCGGCTCGCCCTATCATGACGCGGGCGCCAGCGCCACTCAGGAACTGGCTTTCGCCGTGGCCACGGCCGTGGAATACATCAGGGCCATGCAGGACCGCGGGGTGGAATTCGACGTAATCGCTCCCAAGGTTTGCTTCTCCTTTTCCGTGGGCGGTCATTTTTTCATGGAAATCGCCAAGCTCAGGGCGGCGCGCATTCTTTGGACCCAGATCGCCGACGCTTTCGGCGGCAATGAAGAATCGCAAAAGCTGTTTATGTTCGCCCGCACCTCGGCCTGGACCAAGACCCTGTGCGATCCTTACGTGAACATGCTGAGAAACACCACCGAATGCTTTGCAGCCGCCATGGGCGGCGCGGACATGATTTACGTGGCGCCTTTTGACGAAGTCGCCCGTCAGCCCAACGAGTTCTCTCGCAGGGTGTCCCGCAACTTGCAGATCGTCTTGCAGGAGGAAAGCCGGTTCACCCAACCCGTGGATCCTTCGGGCGGCTCCTGGTATGTGGAAACCCTCACGAATACGGTGGCCGAAAAAGCCTGGGGAATTTTTCAGGAAATCGAAAAGGCCGGCGGCATGGCCAAAGCCCTGGAGCAAGGCCTGCCTCAAAGCATGTGCGTGGATGTGGCCGAGCAAAAGGCCAAGAACATCAAAAAGCGCAAAGATGTCTTTGTGGGAACCAACATGTACGCCAACCTGGCGGAAAAGCCCCTGGAAGTCCCGGCGGTGGATCATGCCGCGCTGCAATCCAAAAGGGCGGCCCAGGTGGAGGAATTCTGCAAGGCGGCCGGAAACGGCGGCGACATGCTGAAAGCCCTGGAAGAGGCCATGAAAGACAGCCCGGCGGCGCCCGAAACCATGGACAAAGCCGTGGCCGCAGCCCAGGCTGGCGCCAGCCTGAGCGCCATCTTTGGAGCCATGGAAGCCGGTTCCGGAAGCGTGACGCCCTTGGCCATCCACCGGGGCTCGGAGCCTTTTGAAAGCCTTCGCGCCGCCATGGACAAGCATGTGAAGGAAACCGGCGAACGGGTCAAGATTTTTTTGGCCAACATGGGCCCCGTTCCGCAGCACAAGGCCCGGGCCGACTTCTCCGGCGGATTTTTTCAGCCCGGCGGGTTTGAAATGGTGGAAAACACCGGATTCCAGACTCCCGAAGACTGCGCCCAGGCGTTCGTCGATTCCGGCGCGAATATCGCCATTATCTGCTCCACGGATAAAGCCTATCCCGAAATCGTACCGCCCCTGGCCAAGCTGCTCAAGGAAAAAGTCTCCGACGCCTTTGTGCTCCTTGCCGGCAAGCCCGCCAAGGACCTGGAGCAATCCTACAGGGACGCAGGCATGGACGATTACATCTTCATGGGGGCTGATTGCTACACCCTGCTGTTAAACCTTCAAAAACGGAGCGGACTGACTCATGAATAA
- a CDS encoding FmdB family zinc ribbon protein, which produces MPIYEFNCKKCGRDFEEIVGMSDKETPPCPKCGAKETERLMSCFSSRRGGSFAKSSCGPPGGFS; this is translated from the coding sequence ATGCCCATTTACGAATTCAACTGCAAAAAATGCGGCCGGGATTTTGAGGAAATCGTGGGAATGTCCGACAAGGAAACTCCCCCATGCCCCAAATGCGGCGCCAAGGAAACCGAACGCCTTATGTCCTGCTTTTCCAGCCGGCGGGGCGGTTCCTTTGCAAAGTCCTCATGCGGGCCTCCCGGCGGCTTTTCCTGA
- a CDS encoding PP2C family protein-serine/threonine phosphatase, producing the protein MESFALSDMGLKRNENQDRRLVKETPDGAVLLAIADGMGSSAGGGIAAQMIMDGLDAMPDHDLTAGGIMEKLVQQTDQAIFCKASEDACFEDMGATLTAVVVRGSSAQWVHVGDSRLVLFENGRLRYVTKDQNMAWFLYDEGEITAEEARRHPGLRLLDQCVGAGDCEPVTGALEFSPGALFMLTTDGVHDHITPKALTAILSGPESLEHKAQAILKHVRDDGSTDDATMVLAVI; encoded by the coding sequence GTGGAATCATTCGCCTTATCCGACATGGGCCTGAAACGGAACGAAAACCAGGACCGGCGCCTTGTCAAGGAAACCCCGGACGGCGCCGTGCTTCTGGCCATTGCCGACGGCATGGGCTCCTCGGCCGGCGGAGGCATCGCCGCGCAAATGATCATGGACGGCCTGGACGCCATGCCGGATCATGATCTTACAGCCGGCGGGATTATGGAAAAACTGGTGCAGCAGACCGATCAGGCCATCTTTTGCAAGGCGTCGGAGGATGCGTGCTTTGAGGACATGGGGGCCACCCTGACCGCCGTTGTGGTGCGAGGCTCCTCCGCCCAATGGGTTCACGTGGGGGACAGCCGCCTGGTGCTGTTTGAAAACGGCAGGCTGCGCTATGTCACCAAGGACCAGAACATGGCCTGGTTTTTATACGACGAAGGCGAAATCACGGCGGAAGAGGCCCGCAGGCATCCCGGGCTTCGGCTCCTGGACCAGTGTGTGGGAGCAGGGGACTGCGAGCCCGTGACCGGCGCCTTGGAGTTCAGCCCCGGCGCCTTGTTCATGCTCACCACCGACGGCGTGCACGATCACATCACCCCCAAGGCCCTGACAGCCATCCTGTCCGGCCCGGAAAGCCTGGAGCACAAAGCCCAGGCCATCCTCAAACACGTCCGCGACGACGGCAGCACGGACGACGCCACCATGGTCCTGGCCGTGATTTAG
- a CDS encoding protein kinase domain-containing protein, with protein MTEKIEPPNCWEYTQCGKEPGGANVDENGPCQAALKTALDGVNNGKNAGRLCWAVDGTMCHNQTPGPEEDKISSCISCPFFQKVQEAEDQGDLRTKFLRFVTMDGKKPLMQGLEIKHVAQGERFIIQNANSEAGYIIQKGSCRILVEKDGELVAIGRRGLGEVVGVTALLTGAPYSAHVEAETPMCLWVIRRDQFEAMVEKDRDLMEFLTELVADRLSADRPMADRAVGRYTAREVLGKGGFSMVYKGIHTALEMPVAIKMLHHDKALDPDFLAAFRNEAESIAKFNHENIVRVFDIEELYRTVFIIMEYLEGELLSDMIKRLGRLSPLLAADFMVQACRGLEYAHKFGIIHRDINVSNLFIQTGDRLKIMDFGIACKIGTEDFGETGTAAFMSPEQIDGDPVDERTDIYSLGLAAYEMVTGERAFPGNDIMALLDGHLERDVPDPAEKAPDLPPALRQVIMKAGKRAPDERFNKAGEIIEALTEILPQCDLPLECAPPVRKMTSLFLIYEEDKQKEVGRLTEEFSSAMKKLGVTLKAANFPDI; from the coding sequence ATGACTGAAAAAATCGAACCACCCAATTGTTGGGAATACACCCAGTGCGGCAAGGAGCCGGGCGGCGCCAACGTGGATGAAAACGGTCCGTGCCAAGCGGCGTTGAAAACCGCCCTGGACGGCGTAAACAACGGGAAAAACGCCGGCCGCCTTTGCTGGGCCGTGGACGGAACCATGTGCCATAACCAAACCCCTGGCCCGGAAGAGGATAAAATCTCCTCTTGCATCTCGTGCCCGTTCTTCCAAAAGGTTCAGGAAGCCGAGGACCAAGGGGACCTGCGCACTAAATTCCTCCGTTTTGTCACCATGGACGGAAAAAAGCCCCTGATGCAGGGCCTGGAAATCAAGCACGTCGCACAAGGAGAGCGTTTTATAATCCAGAATGCGAACAGCGAGGCCGGATACATCATCCAAAAAGGCTCCTGCAGAATTCTTGTGGAGAAGGACGGCGAGCTTGTCGCCATTGGACGCCGGGGCCTGGGCGAGGTGGTGGGCGTCACCGCCCTTCTTACGGGCGCGCCGTATTCCGCCCACGTGGAGGCTGAAACGCCCATGTGCCTGTGGGTGATCCGCCGGGATCAGTTTGAGGCCATGGTGGAAAAAGACCGGGACCTCATGGAGTTTTTGACCGAATTGGTCGCTGACCGCCTGAGCGCGGATCGCCCCATGGCGGACCGGGCCGTGGGCAGGTACACGGCCAGGGAGGTTCTGGGCAAGGGCGGGTTTTCCATGGTGTACAAGGGAATCCACACCGCCCTGGAAATGCCCGTGGCCATCAAGATGCTCCATCACGACAAGGCCCTGGACCCGGATTTTCTGGCCGCCTTCCGCAACGAAGCCGAAAGCATCGCCAAATTCAACCACGAGAACATCGTCAGGGTATTTGACATCGAGGAGCTGTACCGGACCGTTTTCATTATCATGGAGTATCTGGAAGGCGAGCTTTTGTCCGACATGATTAAGCGCCTGGGCAGGCTTTCGCCCCTCCTGGCTGCGGATTTTATGGTCCAGGCCTGCCGCGGCCTGGAATACGCCCATAAGTTCGGAATCATCCACCGCGACATCAACGTCTCCAACCTGTTCATACAAACCGGAGACCGGCTGAAAATCATGGATTTCGGCATCGCCTGCAAAATCGGCACGGAAGACTTCGGCGAGACCGGCACGGCGGCGTTCATGTCTCCCGAGCAGATCGACGGAGATCCCGTGGACGAAAGAACCGACATATACTCCCTGGGTCTGGCCGCCTACGAAATGGTCACCGGAGAGCGCGCCTTTCCCGGAAACGATATCATGGCCTTGTTGGACGGCCACCTGGAACGGGACGTCCCGGACCCGGCGGAGAAGGCCCCGGACCTGCCTCCGGCCCTGCGCCAGGTGATCATGAAGGCGGGGAAGCGTGCGCCGGACGAGCGGTTTAACAAGGCCGGGGAGATCATCGAGGCCCTGACCGAGATATTGCCCCAGTGCGACCTACCCCTGGAGTGCGCACCGCCGGTTAGGAAGATGACCTCGTTGTTTTTGATTTATGAAGAAGACAAGCAAAAGGAAGTGGGGCGCCTGACCGAAGAGTTTTCCTCAGCCATGAAAAAACTGGGTGTAACCCTCAAAGCCGCCAATTTTCCGGACATATAG
- a CDS encoding FAD-dependent oxidoreductase, which yields MIGAFLFMLGLGGACAILLSVASRVFYVYEDPRIAEVEDRMAGANCGGCGYAGCNAAAVAVVAGKAPASVCIVGGMESAQGVAEVMGMDVGGAEPILSYNPCKGGDRAEDKFIYQGVPTCAALTRLYEGKRFCSVGCLGLGDCVKACLFDAISIGPNGYPVVNADNCVGCGACERACPKGVLEVMTMSQRLLAMNETDDALAPCQQICPAQINIPLYIEQIKKGDYEGAVNTIRERNPLLLSCGRVCPHPCEDKCRRGVEDEPVSINQLKRFVADYELHSGKRFPISKAPATEKKVAVIGGGPAGLSCAFFLARLGHSVTIYEAMPKLGGMIRYGIPEYRLPKKILDWEIQGILDLGIEAKTDARFGFDFNLSDLMEEGFDAVFMGIGAWKDMKLRAEGEDMEGCFTGIDFLARVANGEEVKIGKNPIIVGGGNTAIDCVRTLIRMGSKVTLAYRRTRAEMPANEVEIVAAEHEGCDFVFLAAPTRVVGDENGKVIGLEYQKMELGEPDASGRRRPVPVEGSETILDADMIVSAIGQRPDISFMDNPEKALADLKTTRWDTMDHNEDTLQTDIPFIFVGGDSATGPDLVVSAIGGGRKAARSIHQFVMGEEVKAAPKDLKKPLIPESDFKTVPGIIQSPRAPMPELPVQERIYSFIEVDQVLDEESALRESGRCLRCCRTCYDKDTERKTQKSAA from the coding sequence ATGATAGGCGCATTTTTGTTCATGTTAGGCTTGGGCGGGGCCTGCGCAATCTTGCTGAGTGTAGCGTCCCGGGTTTTTTATGTTTACGAGGATCCTCGCATTGCGGAAGTGGAAGATCGCATGGCGGGGGCTAACTGCGGCGGTTGCGGCTATGCAGGCTGCAACGCGGCGGCGGTGGCTGTGGTGGCGGGAAAAGCCCCGGCCAGCGTCTGCATCGTGGGAGGCATGGAATCCGCCCAGGGCGTTGCCGAAGTCATGGGAATGGATGTGGGAGGCGCGGAGCCGATTCTGTCCTACAACCCCTGCAAAGGCGGCGACAGGGCCGAGGACAAATTCATCTATCAGGGCGTGCCCACTTGCGCGGCTTTGACCCGCTTGTATGAAGGCAAGCGTTTCTGCTCGGTGGGCTGTTTGGGTTTGGGCGACTGCGTAAAGGCCTGCCTGTTCGACGCAATTTCCATTGGTCCCAACGGATATCCGGTGGTGAACGCGGACAACTGCGTGGGCTGCGGCGCGTGCGAAAGGGCTTGCCCCAAGGGCGTTCTGGAAGTCATGACCATGTCCCAGAGGCTGTTGGCCATGAATGAAACGGACGACGCTCTGGCGCCCTGCCAACAGATCTGTCCGGCTCAGATCAACATCCCTTTGTACATCGAGCAGATCAAAAAGGGGGATTACGAAGGCGCGGTCAACACCATTCGGGAAAGAAACCCCCTGCTCCTTTCCTGCGGCCGGGTTTGCCCTCATCCCTGCGAAGACAAATGCCGCCGGGGTGTGGAGGACGAGCCGGTCTCCATCAACCAGCTTAAACGCTTTGTGGCGGACTACGAATTGCATTCCGGCAAACGGTTCCCCATTTCCAAGGCGCCGGCCACGGAAAAGAAGGTTGCGGTCATCGGCGGCGGCCCCGCCGGCCTGTCCTGTGCGTTTTTCCTGGCCCGCTTGGGGCATTCCGTAACCATTTACGAGGCCATGCCCAAACTGGGCGGCATGATCCGCTACGGCATCCCCGAATACCGTCTGCCCAAAAAGATTTTGGATTGGGAAATTCAAGGCATCCTGGACCTGGGCATCGAGGCCAAGACCGACGCCCGCTTCGGCTTTGACTTCAACCTGTCCGATCTCATGGAAGAAGGCTTTGACGCCGTATTCATGGGCATCGGCGCATGGAAGGACATGAAGCTCCGGGCCGAAGGCGAAGACATGGAAGGCTGCTTCACCGGCATCGACTTTCTGGCTCGCGTGGCTAACGGCGAAGAGGTGAAAATAGGCAAAAACCCGATCATCGTCGGCGGCGGAAATACAGCCATTGACTGCGTCCGCACCCTGATCCGCATGGGCTCCAAGGTTACCTTGGCCTATCGCCGCACCCGGGCTGAAATGCCCGCCAACGAAGTGGAAATCGTGGCCGCCGAGCACGAAGGCTGCGATTTTGTATTCCTGGCCGCGCCCACCCGCGTGGTCGGCGATGAAAACGGCAAGGTCATCGGCCTGGAATACCAGAAAATGGAACTGGGCGAGCCCGACGCTTCCGGCCGCCGCAGGCCTGTCCCTGTGGAAGGCTCCGAGACCATCCTGGACGCCGACATGATCGTGTCCGCCATCGGCCAACGCCCGGACATCTCCTTTATGGATAATCCGGAAAAAGCCCTGGCCGACCTTAAGACCACACGTTGGGACACCATGGACCATAACGAGGACACCCTGCAGACCGACATCCCGTTCATCTTTGTGGGCGGCGACTCGGCCACGGGCCCCGATCTGGTCGTCTCCGCCATCGGCGGAGGCCGCAAGGCGGCAAGGTCCATCCATCAGTTCGTCATGGGCGAAGAAGTCAAGGCCGCGCCCAAGGACCTGAAAAAACCCTTGATCCCCGAATCGGATTTCAAAACCGTGCCCGGCATTATCCAATCGCCCCGCGCGCCCATGCCGGAACTTCCGGTGCAAGAGAGAATTTATTCCTTCATCGAAGTGGATCAGGTATTGGACGAAGAGTCCGCACTTCGGGAGTCCGGCCGCTGCCTCAGGTGCTGCCGCACCTGTTATGACAAGGACACGGAACGTAAGACGCAAAAAAGCGCGGCATAG